The Saccharomycodes ludwigii strain NBRC 1722 chromosome II, whole genome shotgun sequence genome window below encodes:
- the SCT1 gene encoding bifunctional glycerol-3-phosphate/glycerone-phosphate O-acyltransferase SCT1 (similar to Saccharomyces cerevisiae YBL011W | SCT1 | Suppressor of Choline-Transport mutants), giving the protein MSSEQPLLLSEKRKRENKKQQLHTSIDPINTNVNKSFENEKSPKIQTTPNKNLENSNVATNEGEQPWYRILMYNCFLWVMVHIFDCFFREIRTRGAYHIPKTINPKTGRDDPIIFVAAPHANQFVDPIILVGQVKKNVNKIMSFLIAEKSLHRPAVGTLARFLMSIGVTRPQDNMKLMPGKIYIDPESNNSLKIVGDEDTDFTKLQERGLISLPKGLGSTAIDKILNKHELLLRKEFKMNKPEVVKLLKNGTTFKYSPKIDQSKVYHKVFEHLNQGKNIGIFPEGGSHDRTDLLPLKAGVALMALGAMSKHKDLNVKIVPCGMNYFHPHKFRSRAVVEFGEPIEITKKMVLNYENPESNRQQVKELLDLITKGLKAVTVTCPDYETLMAIQATRRLYSGYLSSNMPLSMIIEMNRRLVIGYETFKNDDRIKSLKKDVLLYNSHLMNYNIPDHQVESAKIFANTNWKTNLMVLIQRSVRILFLSLLSLPGFIMFSPIFIASKKISSRKAAEALANSTVKIKANDVVATWKILIAMGLAPILYIGWSVILVYGYNNVINPTNNVSYFVKFAISYILCCTVTYSALIFGDIGMDTFKSLKPLYLSIVKPSTISELEKEREILALKITELVNTLGPELFPDFTAEGLREKLYEINKDSTNDNDDDLQESITNELKRRKKLQQHNRKRSQKSGANTNTASSLTVTDDSDAVSLINSDNSLSNIPIFSNSVNISSSVSSTAGSISSDFEIVDSHPEEEFDSDSSVENSISKQRKLSSKIVKTLRENRNQT; this is encoded by the coding sequence ATGTCTTCAGAACAACCCTTACTACTCTcagagaaaagaaagagagaaaataaGAAACAACAACTACATACTAGTATTGATCCAATCAATACCAAtgttaataaatcttttgaaaatgaaaaatctCCTAAAATACAAACCACTCCCAACAAAAACCTTGAAAATAGTAATGTTGCTACCAACGAGGGTGAGCAACCATGGTATAGAATATTGATGTATAATTGTTTCTTGTGGGTAATGGTCCATATTTTTGACTGTTTCTTTAGGGAAATCAGAACAAGAGGAGCATATCACATTCCGAAAACAATCAATCCCAAAACAGGCAGAGATGACCCCATTATATTTGTTGCTGCACCACATGCCAATCAATTTGTTGACCCAATCATTTTAGTTGGacaagttaaaaaaaacgtgaATAAAATCATGAGTTTTTTAATTGCCGAAAAATCGCTACATAGGCCAGCAGTTGGTACTTTGGCTAGATTTTTAATGTCTATTGGTGTCACTAGACCTCAAGATAATATGAAATTGATGCCCGGCAAAATATACATTGATCCAGAAAGTAACAATTCGTTGAAAATTGTTGGTGACGAAGATACCGATTTTACAAAACTTCAGGAAAGGGGATTAATTAGTTTACCAAAAGGCTTAGGCAGTACAGCTATTGATAAGATATTGAATAAGCATGAATTACTTCTTCGTAAAGAGTTTAAAATGAACAAACCTGAAGTTGTTAAACTTTTGAAGAATGGAACCACTTTCAAGTATTCCCCCAAGATCGATCAAAGTAAAGTATATCATAAAGTTTTTGAACATTTAAATCAAGGTAAAAACATTGGTATTTTCCCTGAAGGAGGTTCGCATGACAGAACTGATCTTTTACCATTAAAAGCAGGCGTGGCATTGATGGCTCTTGGTGCTATGTCCAAACATAAAGATTTAAACGTTAAAATCGTTCCTTGTGGTATGAATTATTTCCATCCTCATAAATTTAGAAGTAGGGCTGTGGTTGAATTCGGTGAACCAATTGaaatcacaaaaaaaatggtgcTCAACTATGAAAATCCTGAGTCAAATAGACAACAAGTGAAAGAGTTGTTAGACCTAATTACAAAAGGATTAAAAGCAGTCACGGTCACTTGTCCAGATTATGAAACTTTAATGGCCATACAAGCTACAAGGAGATTATATTCAGGGTATTTGTCCAGCAATATGCCTTTGTCTATGATTATTGAAATGAACAGAAGATTGGTTATTGGTTATGAAACTTTCAAAAATGACGATCGtattaaaagtttaaaaaaagatgtgTTACTTTACAATTCCCATTTGATGAATTACAACATTCCAGATCATCAAGTTGAGTCCGCAAAAATTTTCGCCAATACTAATTggaaaacaaatttaatgGTTCTAATCCAAAGAAGTGTgcgtattttatttttatcccTACTGAGTCTACCTGGTTTCATTATGTTTTCACCCATCTTTATTGCGTCTAAGAAAATCTCCAGTAGAAAGGCAGCCGAAGCTTTGGCCAATTCTACGGTTAAAATTAAGGCAAATGATGTGGTTGCCACCTGGAAAATTTTGATTGCAATGGGATTAGCTCCAATTTTATACATTGGATGGTCTGTTATTTTGGTGTACGGTTATAATAACGTAATCAACCCAACGAATAACGTTTCGTATTTCGTTAAATTTGCCATCTCATATATATTATGTTGTACAGTTACTTATAGTGCTCTAATCTTTGGTGATATCGGTATGGATACTTTCAAAAGCTTAAAGCCATTGTATTTATCTATTGTTAAACCATCAACAATCTCTGAGTTGGAAAAGGAGCGGGAGATTTTAGCCTTAAAAATCACTGAGCTGGTTAATACTTTGGGTCCGGAATTGTTTCCAGATTTTACAGCTGAGGGGTTAAGAGAAAAACTAtatgaaataaataaagacagtaccaatgataatgatgacgACTTACAGGAGTCGATCACCAACGAATTGAAACGTAGAAAGAAGTTACAACAACATAATAGAAAGCGGTCACAAAAATCAGGTGCTAATACTAATACCGCCAGTAGTTTGACTGTTACTGATGATTCAGATGCTGTCTCTTTGATCAATAGCGATAATTCATTGTCTAATATCCCAATCTTTTCAAATAGTGTTAATATAAGCAGTAGTGTGAGTAGTACTGCTGGCAGTATCTCGTCagattttgaaattgttgATTCCCATCcagaagaagaatttgATAGTGATTCCAGTGTAGAGAATAGTATTTCTAAACAACGCAAGTTGAGTTCTAAAATTGTAAAGACTCTAAGAGAAAATAGAAATCAAACatga
- the GET1 gene encoding GET complex subunit GET1 (similar to Saccharomyces cerevisiae YGL020C | GET1 | Guided Entry of Tail-anchored proteins): MDFHIYLTLLFIFIIRLTKHITVPESLITAIFAPSAYNVQLKEYNELLKQRRELNNEQNLLSAKDHYAKWTKNNRKLDKLNKEISSKGEQLLNMKNTFINNAGKYKVILITLPFFFVKFYFGKRLVYSFNTTDIGTHNNIDKMFPKYFQVLCTVGWFGLPILFIKKFLLEIFGENSTLGMKLAGNNNFLLTSGVSLGIWIWALEKIIDEIEFVVQNLFVKIDKPTIANDKEYTTSAVPSTAELD, translated from the coding sequence ATGGACTTTCATATTTATCTGACTTtgcttttcatttttataataagaTTAACTAAACACATCACAGTTCCAGAATCTTTAATAACCGCTATATTTGCACCATCAGCATACAATGtacaattaaaagaatataaCGAATTGTTGAAGCAAAGAAGAGAGCTAAACAATGAGCAAAACTTACTAAGTGCTAAAGATCATTACGCCAAATGGACAAAAAACAACCGTAAGTTGGATAAACTAAACAAAGAAATCTCCAGTAAGGGAGAACAATTACTGAATATGAAGAATACCTTTATAAACAACGCTGGCAAGTATAAAGTCATTTTGATCACTTtgccctttttttttgtcaaattttattttggcaAAAGATTGGTCTATAGCTTTAACACTACTGACATTGGTACCcacaataatattgataaaatgTTTCCCAAATATTTCCAAGTGTTATGTACTGTTGGTTGGTTTGGTCTTCCTATTTTATTCATCAAAAAGTTTCTTTTGGAAATTTTTGGTGAAAATTCAACCCTTGGTATGAAGTTGGCtggtaacaataattttcttttaacttCTGGTGTTTCTTTAGGAATTTGGATTTGGGcattggaaaaaataattgatGAAATTGAATTTGTTGTACAGAACTTGTTTGTTAAAATCGATAAACCAACAATTGCGAACGATAAAGAATATACCACTTCAGCTGTCCCATCTACTGCTGAATTAGATTAA
- the ALK1 gene encoding protein kinase ALK1 (similar to Saccharomyces cerevisiae YGL021W | ALK1 | protein kinase (paralog of YBL009W | ALK2)), translated as MQTPTPTTTTLTSDTSFEFFSDANDNKNDSISRKFIAMEINYDDEEDDDDDSMKDSDCEYENEKENIIPRIKSVDSDLIITGTSNNNTTTVLSTKVGSNNSIKRRSTSSVGERKISMKNITNIVHNEQLSGNTNENNHSNNGLVINSPIFIKDVEEQAKEEVEYEESGSTTITSGVTTSNNGTSSTIVTNSITVTPTRNAHVSTISTGAHNSSSKKRWSTLSFRSENSFSSSSKKRYSSGTITTLGTSINNSTSTSNGTANTNASSNNNKRDSYTSGENANINKHSTNTPSSTKSKRFSTSSLQSLKKTSSTASSLKTFFSISSPSVEEQKVVPEVVITSDHHNISGGTASSNGFTATLVKNKKIVGNVDGINSKRINVTGKMKNAATINITGNNNGNTSVTNNAIKTNIRGIATKKSSIFRNTASNKKLGAENLSIDRENTTSYNTNRRLNQSPSLSSLGSIASGRSWKFWKRRSSVSNLYEAAHSDGNLNFQNDAAVSTTNDGANVFFVPATTIGNNTNPDNTLRHQHSQSMSNIPPSAKHKKSFSELKKQLFFNSGNNNNNNNATVAISNSNDNDCSTLVSSSSSTNTATNNSLKNRASSTSLRNRSSQASLRNRSSQASLRNRSSQASLRNRNSQTSLGLRNRTSNPSLKKLTSQINLNSGGNSNITPPNTPLSNSSTYSFNFGNSSNSNISLPIPDKASLEKIRMKLGSSTTNATASYNNSSISNGSDNTSMINNTSESIKLSVSTSTLNSTITSVSSSNNSFIVAMNNNNMAISEKAYQELQQLVDEKSYKLPKDVLDGDILYERGNTRVLFNPVKNKIYKLVAFDCTDHIMLPVIVNDIKISHKLMNETGSSIISKKWLIITKRRVTSTTNCTADQLDRTNLLDNDERDGHSCLLIIEMESRGKPLSQVLIEKPNVPSRTLSKIFWQLVNVLASWEVKYQFEHRDLNLDNILVDSNGKVTVIDYKLCKMGGDTQIYTRLDHPLFFIRSPHYDVYSELRQLEPYMLQNNTSNGAVTELIGWANVVWIKYILQQMVKSCKIRDKHYDVLCKWYAMILNHQGEILSCQDLKTHGK; from the coding sequence ATGCAAACCCCCACTcccacaacaacaacctTAACTTCCGATACATCTTTTGAGTTTTTTTCCGATgccaatgataataaaaatgattctATTAGTAGAAAATTTATTGCCATGGAAATTAATTATGATGacgaagaagatgatgatgatgacaGTATGAAAGATTCCGATTGTGAgtatgaaaatgaaaaggaaaatatcaTTCCTAGGATAAAAAGTGTTGATTCTGACCTTATTATTACTGGCacttcaaataataacacgACCACTGTTCTTAGCACCAAGGTTGGATCGAATAACAGTATTAAAAGGAGGAGTACTTCAAGTGTTGGTGAAAGAAAGAtttcaatgaaaaatattacaaatattGTTCATAATGAACAATTGTCAGGGAACactaatgaaaataatcataGTAACAATGGTCTTGTCATCAATTCACCTATATTCATAAAAGATGTCGAGGAGCAGGCGAAAGAAGAAGTAGAGTATGAGGAATCTGGTTCCACAACAATCACTTCGGGCGTTACTACGTCCAATAATGGCACTTCCTCAACTATTGTGACTAATTCGATCACTGTAACACCTACTAGAAATGCACACGTAAGCACTATTAGCACCGGTGCACATAACTCATCCTCAAAGAAAAGATGGTCCACTTTATCATTTAGATCCGAAAATAGTTTTTCCTCATCTTCCAAGAAAAGATATTCTTCCGGAACTATCACCACCCTTGGCACTAGCATCAACAACAGTACCAGTACCAGCAATGGAACTGCCAATACTAATGCTAgctctaataataataaaagagaCAGCTACACTTCTGGGGAGAACGCCAACATTAACAAACATTCTACCAATACACCATCTTCCACCAAAAGTAAAAGATTCTCGACTTCCAGTTTGCAATCgttgaaaaaaacatcATCCACAGCGAGTAGtttgaaaacttttttctcGATAAGTAGTCCATCTGTGGAAGAGCAGAAAGTTGTCCCTGAAGTTGTTATTACTTCGGATCATCATAATATTTCCGGCGGAACAGCCAGTAGTAATGGTTTTACTGCTACACTtgtcaaaaacaaaaaaatcgTGGGCAATGTTGATGGCATTAACAGTAAAAGAATAAATGTTACTggtaaaatgaaaaatgcaGCCACTATTAACATTACGGGCAATAACAACGGTAATACTAGCGTCACAAATAACGCTATTAAGACAAACATTAGGGGAATTGCTACCAAGAAGTCATCGATTTTTAGAAATACTGccagtaataaaaaacttgGTGCGGAAAATTTATCCATCGACCGCGAAAACACTACTAGCTACAATACTAATAGACGATTAAACCAATCACCATCATTATCTAGCTTGGGTAGTATAGCATCTGGTAGATCATGgaaattttggaaaagaagaagttCTGTCTCTAATTTGTATGAGGCAGCACATAGCGACGGGAATCTTAACTTTCAGAATGATGCTGCAGTTTCAACTACTAACGATGGAGCTAATGTCTTTTTTGTACCAGCAACGActattggtaataatactaacCCCGATAATACCCTAAGACACCAACATAGTCAAAGTATGAGCAACATACCACCTTCTGCAAAACATAAAAAGTCATTCagtgaattaaaaaaacaattgtttttcaatagtggtaacaataataataataataacgctACTGTTGCCATTAGCAACAGCAATGATAACGACTGCTCTACCTTAGTTTCATCATCCTCATCTACTAATACAGCAACGAACAATTCCTTGAAAAATAGGGCTTCCTCAACAAGCTTAAGAAATAGAAGTTCGCAGGCAAGTTTAAGAAATAGAAGTTCGCAGGCAAGTTTAAGAAATAGAAGTTCACAGGCAAGTTTAAGAAATAGAAATTCACAAACATCCTTAGGTCTAAGAAATAGAACAAGTAACCCttcattgaaaaaattaacatcACAGATAAACCTGAATAGTGGCGGCAATAGCAATATTACCCCACCAAATACACCATTATCCAATAGTTCTACttatagttttaattttggcaatagtagtaatagtaatatctCACTTCCAATACCCGATAAAGCTtctttagaaaaaattagaatGAAATTGGGAAGCTCAACCACTAACGCTACTGCTAGCTACAATAACTCCTCGATTTCAAATGGTAGCGATAACACGAGTATGATTAACAACACATCAGAATCTATTAAACTTTCTGTATCTACATCCACATTAAATTCTACAATAACATCGgtaagtagtagtaataatagttttattGTGGCtatgaataataacaacatgGCTATATCCGAAAAAGCGTACCAGGAATTGCAACAATTAGTCGATGAAAAATCATATAAATTACCTAAAGATGTGTTGGATGGGGATATTCTGTATGAGCGTGGAAATACCAGAGTTTTGTTTAATCCtgtaaaaaacaaaatttacaaattaGTCGCGTTCGATTGTACAGATCATATTATGTTACCAGTGATAGTTAACgacataaaaatatcacaCAAATTGATGAATGAGACAGGATCTTCCATAATCTCTAAAAAGTGGTTGATAATTACGAAACGAAGAGTAACTAGTACTACAAATTGTACTGCAGATCAGCTGGATAGGACAAATTTGTTAGATAATGACGAGCGAGATGGACATAGTTGCCTGTTGATTATAGAAATGGAAAGTAGGGGCAAACCGCTATCACAAGtattaattgaaaaacCTAATGTCCCATCAAGAACATTGTCCAAGATATTTTGGCAATTAGTTAATGTTTTAGCTAGTTGGGAAGTTAAATATCAGTTTGAGCATAGGGATTTGAATTTagataatattttggttGATTCAAATGGTAAAGTGACCGTTATAGATTATAAATTGTGTAAAATGGGTGGCGATACGCAAATATACACAAGGTTGGATCatcctttattttttatcagaTCACCACATTATGATGTTTATTCTGAATTACGACAATTAGAACCGTACATGTTACAAAACAATACCAGTAATGGTGCTGTCACCGAATTAATTGGATGGGCAAATGTTGTGTGgattaaatatattctaCAACAAATGGTTAAATCATGCAAGATTAGGGATAAACATTATGATGTTTTATGTAAATGGTATGCTATGATTTTAAATCATCAAGGTGAGATATTAAGTTGCCAAGATTTAAAAACGCATGGTAAATAG
- the LAA2 gene encoding Laa2p (similar to Saccharomyces cerevisiae YBL010C | putative protein of unknown function), whose translation MSSDSDSDFGNFSDASFEEENDFKTENEVANQILEKDLKDGTEKKQQLTVGNQNDILERPTKVASHVNYDDLINNYLNDLLSTPNPTYKTDDPAENSTEKYTFQLDERSTIIYQQLVCLPFQVHPFNWNQSHLRILLLQILKIKDHTLNAAAAAADKNDDNLSAINKSNAACYDEQPNIVNSDKLDKLRDHTLFDKLMQKIPTTLKNADGDVNPTTISSGICQELDIPTDIFHEYIEKLVSLQIKQANLLDIKSTYEQVITNLVGHTQRIRREEIEKYNKKKNSNNSSINSRNGSGLLRRRSIKNNPGTKGNDGNTSTNTSKSKRFSWIMG comes from the coding sequence atGAGCTCTGATAGTGATAGTGATTTCGGTAATTTTTCAGATGCATCttttgaagaagaaaatgattttaaaactgAGAATGAAGTCGCTAATCAAATATTGGAGaaagatttaaaagatggaacagaaaaaaaacaacaattaaCTGTTGGAAATCAAAATGACATACTTGAACGACCAACTAAGGTAGCTTCTCATGTGAATTATGATGATCtgattaataattatttgaatGATTTGTTATCTACACCAAACCCAACCTATAAGACTGATGATCCTGCCGAAAATAGCACCGAGAAATATACTTTTCAATTGGACGAAAGAAGTACCATTATTTATCAACAATTAGTATGCTTACCATTCCAAGTACATCCCTTTAATTGGAATCAATCTCATTTAcgtattttacttttacaaatattgaaaataaaagaccATACTTTAaatgctgctgctgctgctgctgatAAAAATGACGATAATTTGAGTGCtattaataaaagcaaTGCAGCTTGCTATGACGAACAACCCAACATTGTTAACAGTGATAAGCTAGACAAATTAAGAGATCATACTTTATTCGATAAACTTATGCaaaaaataccaacaaCACTAAAAAATGCAGATGGTGATGTCAACCCTACTACTATAAGTTCTGGAATTTGTCAGGAATTAGACATTCCAACCGACATTTTCCATGAATATATAGAAAAATTAGTTAGtttacaaataaaacaagCCAACCTATTGGATATCAAATCCACCTATGAACAAGTTATTACGAATCTAGTGGGACATACTCAACGTATTAGGAGAGAAGAGATTGAAAagtacaataaaaaaaagaatagtAACAACAGCAGCATCAATAGTAGAAACGGGAGTGGTCTACTTAGGAGACGAAGTATCAAAAATAACCCTGGAACAAAGGGAAATGACGGTAACACGTCTACAAATACCagtaaaagtaaaagaTTCAGTTGGATAATGGGATGA
- the JAC1 gene encoding J-type chaperone JAC1 (similar to Saccharomyces cerevisiae YGL018C | JAC1 | J-type Accessory Chaperone), whose amino-acid sequence MLRIILKEANKGQINKFHPTTFLTHSLRYISYFQIFPKSFPNITDLTTSIDLNTGNNIKRNHALLSKLWNVDLYKLRREYRSLQSKSHPDLIKQQSTTIDGDTNKSIDSSLLNRAYQTLKSPLKRAQYILKEATGVDLTSEEFPEKFKPDAQILMQIMMVHETLEEITTEEEIIKLKQENRARMSEIINNLTDAFNKGDLDKTIELAVALKYWTNLDDAIKEWEPKN is encoded by the coding sequence ATGCTTAGAATCATACTAAAGGAAGCCAATAAAGGTCAAATCAACAAATTTCATCCCACTACTTTTTTAACCCATTCCTTACGTTATATATCATACTTTCAAATATTCCCCAAATCATTTCCAAATATCACAGATCTCACCACTAGTATCGATTTAAACACtggaaataatatcaaacGTAATCACGCTTTATTATCCAAATTATGGAATGTAGATTTATATAAGCTAAGAAGAGAATACAGATCGCTACAAAGTAAATCACACCCTGATTTGATTAAACAACAGTCTACTACCATTGATGGTGATACCAATAAAAGTATCGATAGTTCTTTATTGAACAGAGCATATCAAACACTTAAATCTCCTTTGAAAAGAGCACAATATATACTTAAGGAAGCCACAGGAGTTGATTTGACCAGCGAGGAGTTTCCAGAAAAGTTCAAACCAGACGCACAAATACTAATGCAAATAATGATGGTTCATGAAACCTTGGAAGAAATAACTACCGAAGAAGAAATTATTAAGctaaaacaagaaaatagAGCAAGAATGAGtgaaataattaataacttGACAGATGCATTTAATAAAGGTGATTTGGACAAAACTATTGAATTAGCTGTTGCCTTAAAATATTGGACAAATTTAGACGATGCTATTAAGGAATGGGAGCCAAAAAACTAG
- the CKB1 gene encoding casein kinase 2 regulatory subunit CKB1 (similar to Saccharomyces cerevisiae YGL019W | CKB1 | Casein Kinase Beta subunit), which translates to MKPSATNNSNLSSSVTSSSSSSAVSANTTATSNSNSNSSSASTSSYEEWIPAFVSRFGHEYFCEVPPEFIEDDFNLTGLSNEIPYYRKALDLILDLESDDEDDDDDEEMDGKEQTEMSVSVDNDGDQDMLSINNNDGTASKTTVTSNNSGNNNNTNNNNNNNNNNSSKSIKSNGNTATTNKRTLIEHYAEQLYGLIHARYILTRQGLQAMAEKYDNKMFGCCPRYLCGGMQLLPTGLSDTLGESTVKLYCPNCQDIYMPRSSIHLFLDGSFWGTSFPGVFLNNFKELDDYCDNRKNNKNPIQLQFQLKVFGFKISEVSPSGSRMKWLRQWPCDAQEIDEFKLCEFSLPRGLLANGERDLNSNENDGGIEENGNNTEK; encoded by the coding sequence ATGAAGCCATCAGCTACtaacaatagtaatttATCATCAAGTGTAACCTCTTCTTCGTCCTCCTCTGCAGTATCCGCTAACACAACAGCAACATCTAATTCAAATTCAAATTCCTCTTCTGCCTCTACGTCCTCTTATGAAGAATGGATTCCTGCATTCGTATCACGTTTTGGTcatgaatatttttgtgAAGTTCCACCTGAATTTATAGAGgatgattttaatttaactGGGTTATCAAATGAAATTCCATATTATAGAAAGGCATTGGATTTGATCTTAGATTTGGAAAGTGATGACGaagatgacgatgatgacGAAGAAATGGACGGCAAAGAACAAACAGAGATGAGCGTAAGTGTTGATAACGATGGTGATCAAGATATGTTAAGtatcaacaataatgatgGTACCGCTTCTAAGACAACTGTtactagtaataatagtggtaataataataatactaataataataataataataataataataacagtagcAAAAGTATCAAGTCTAATGGAAACACAGCTACGACAAACAAAAGAACACTTATAGAACATTATGCAGAACAATTGTATGGCTTAATTCATGCCAGATACATTTTAACAAGGCAAGGGCTACAAGCAATGGCTGAAAAgtatgataataaaatgttcGGATGTTGCCCCAGATACTTATGTGGGGGGATGCAACTATTACCAACTGGGTTAAGCGATACTTTGGGGGAAAGCACTGTTAAACTATATTGTCCAAATTGtcaagatatatatatgccCAGGTCATCTATTCACTTATTTTTAGATGGTTCATTTTGGGGTACTAGTTTTCCAggtgtttttttaaataattttaaagagTTGGATGATTATTGTGACAAtaggaaaaataataagaatCCTATACAATTACAATTCCAATTAAAAGTGTTTGGTTTTAAGATTAGTGAAGTTTCTCCTAGTGGTAGTAGAATGAAGTGGCTGAGACAATGGCCTTGTGATGCTCAAGAAATAGACGAGTTTAAATTATGTGAATTTAGCTTACCTAGAGGATTATTGGCCAATGGTGAGAGAGATCTCAATTCTAACGAAAATGATGGAGGGATAGAAGAAAATGGTAACAACACTGAAAAGTAA